The following DNA comes from Agromyces mangrovi.
ATCGTGGGGATGCCGAGCTTCTCGGCGATCGGCCAGTACCAGTCGTTGGTGCCGTCGATCATCCAGTTGCGGTCCTGCGGACGGTGGAAGGTCAGGCGCGTGCCGAGGATGTGCGGGTTGTCCTTGATCTCGTGCAGCAGGCGCTCGCCCTCCTCGGGGTCGTTCTGCGGGATGCGCGCCATGATGCCGAACCGGCCCGGGTACTGCTCCGACGCCTCGAGGGCGTAGTCGATGCGGTCGCCCTCCCACGACGGGGGCAGGATGAGGGCCCGGTTGACGCCGGCCTCGTCCATGAGCGACACGGCCTCCTCGGCGAGGAAGGCCTCCTCCCGGTGGCCGTTGAGACGGATGCGCTCACGCGCGCCGGGGACCCAGGGACGGTCCGGGGTCTCTTCCTTCCAGAGGTGGATCTGTGAATCGACGATGAACAACGGTATTCCTCACGTTCGAGTGCTGCGTGCCGGCGGCGGTCGTCGGCGACCGGTCTTCGGCGAGCCACGGCGGCTCCAGTGCAAGCGACGCTAACCCCGGGTCCGGAGCCCGGGCCAGCCGTACGGGCGCACGTTTAGGTTGACGGATCGTGCACGGTTGCCCCGGAGGCCGCGTGGTTGGCTGGGGACGGGGCCCCGCGCGGGGCCCGTGAGAGGTGCCATGACCGACCGAACCGCACGCGCAGACCAGGCGACGGCGCCCGGCCCGTTCCACCGGGAGGGCGCGCGCCATCGGTTCACCGCGCGCCGGGTGCACGTCGTCGACGTCGCGCAGGTCGCACCGGAGATGGCGCGGGTGCGGCTGGCCGGCTCCGATCTCGACGACTTCGCGAGCTTCGGGCCCACCGACCACATGCGCGTGTTCTTCCCCGACCCCGAGACGGGCGCACTCGTCGCCCCGGAGCCGGTCGGGCCGGGCGAGGACGGCATCGTGCGCCCCGAGGCGCCGACCCACGCACGCGACTTCACGCCGCTGCCGGCGACCGGCTGGGCCGGACCCGGCCGCGCGGTGGACGTGGACTTCTACCTGCATCCGTCGCCCGGACCCGCCTCGCGGTGGGCCGCAGGTGCCCGCCACGGCGACGAGCTGGTCGTGGTGGGGCCGCGCGGGTCGAAGCGCGCGCCGCAGGGCGCGTCGCGCGTGCTGCTCGCGTGCGACGAGACCGCGCTGCCCGCGGCCACGCGCTGGGCGGCCGAGGTGCCCAACGCCACCGCCGTGCACGTCATCGCCGTCGCGAACGACGACGGCGCCTGGATCCCGGACTACCTCGCCGAGACCTCCGGCCGCGCCGACCTCACGATCGAGCACGTGCCCGCGGGCGACGCCGACGCGGTCGTCGCCGCGATCGACGCGGCCGGCGTCGACGACGGCACCTACGTGTTCGCCGCGGGCGAGGCATCCGCCCTCGTGCCCCTGCGCCGGCACCTGCGGCGCGAGCTCGGCCTGCCCGCCGACCGGGTCGCGCTCAGCGGCTACTGGAAGCGCGGCGCCACCGCCTTCGACCACCATTCGCCCGTCGATCCGTCCGACCCGGACTGATCGACCCCATCCCCAGGAGGAACCATGCCGCTCATCCAGATCTCCATCGGCGAGGGCCGCACCGACGACCAGGTGCGCACGCTCGTCACCGAGCTGACCGACGCGACCGTGCGCGCCATCGGTGCTCGTCGCGAGGCGGTCAGCGTGATCGTCACGCCCGTGCCCGCGTCGCACTGGGCCAACGGCGGCACGACCATCGCCGACAAGCGCGCCGCGCGCGAGGCCGCCGCGTCGAGCTGATCCGGGCGGGCGCCCGCGGCGTCAGGTGACGTCGCGGCGCCAGCTCGTGACGTAGCCGATCAGGGTCGTCACGACCGCGATGGCGGCGAGCACGAGTCCGCCCTGCCACCACTCGAGTACGGCGCCCGACCCCATCGCGGCGATCGAGTAGAAGGATGCGCCGACGAGCGCGTCGCTCGCCGCACCCGGCAGGTACTTCCCGATCTCGGCGGTCACGTCGTTGAGCGTGGCGACGAGCCGCAGGATCGGCTCGACGAACTGGGTGAACGCGATCACGATCACGATCGCGGCGACCTGGTTCGGCACGAGTGCGCCGAGGCCCACGCCGACGGCCGCCCAGAGGGCCATGGCGAGGATGCCGCGGCCGACCATCGCCCACGTGTCGGGGTCGTCGAGCGCCGGGTCGAGGTCCGACAGCGCCAGCGCGCCCGCGGCCGGCCCGATCGAGGCCGCCCAGCCGACCACGCCGAACACGACGCCGCCGACCACGAACAGCGCGGCGAACTTCGCCCACAGCACGACCGCGCGGTGCGGGTTCGCCAGGAACGTGGGCGTGAGCGTCTGGTGTCGGAATTCGCTCGTGACTGCGAGCGCGCCGAGCAGCACGGGGAAGACGTAGCCCACCGACGTGGCGAAGCTGTACATGAGGCCGGCCAGGTCGGCCTCCGGCGGGATCGCCGTCGCGCCGCCCGCGCCGCTCTGTTCCGGGTTGGCGACGGTCCAGCCGAAGAACGCCGCCAGGCCGCCCGCGAGCAACCCGATGTAGACCAACAGGATGAGCGCGAGCACCCACCACATGCGGGTGGTGAAGATCTTCGCGAACTCGGCGTTGACGGCGGGGAAGAAGCGCATCACTCGGCTCCCTTCCCATCGGTCTGTGCGGGTTCGTCGGGCGGTGACGGATGCTCCGCAGCGGCGTCGTCCGCGGCGTCGATCGCCTCGGTGGCATTCGTCGGTTCAGGGGCATCCGCCCCGCCGTCGTCTGCGGAGACCCCCTGCTCGCCGACGAGGTTGAGGAACGAGTCCTCGAGGGCCGACTTCTGGCGGGCCAGCGCGTGCAGCTCGACGCCCGCGACGAACGCGAGGTGCCCGATGCGCGCCGGGTCGGGCTCGTCGACGATGAGGCCCTGTCGGCCCGTCGTGAACTCGAGACCCTCCGCCTCGAGCGCGGCGGCGAGCGCGGTGCGGTCGGGCGAGTCGACGACCACGCGCGGCAGCGAGTCGGTCTCGAGCTCGGCGAGCGTGCCCTCGTGCACGAGTCGGCCCTTGGCGATGATCACGACGCGGTCGACGCTCTGCTGCACCTCGCTCAGCAGGTGCGAGCTCACGAGCACGGTGCGGCCCTCGCCCGCGAGCTGCTGGAGGAACCCGCGGATCCAGCGGATGCCCTCGGGGTCGAGCCCGTTGATCGGCTCGTCGAGCACGAGCACGCCCGGGTCGCCGAGCAGGGTGTTGGCGAGGCCGAGGCGCTGGCGCATGCCCATCGAGAACCCGCCGACGCGACGGTCGGCGTACGGGGTCATGCCGACGAGGTCGAGCACCTCGCCGACGCGCGAGCGCGAGACGCCGCCGGCCGTCGCCGAGATCGCGAGGTGGTTGCGGGCCGTGCGGCCGGGGTGGAAGCTCGCCGCCTCGAGCGCGGCACCGACCGTCTCGAGCGGCCGCTCGAGCTCGCGGTAGCGCTGCCCGCCGAAGGTCGCGGTGCCCTGCGAGGCGCGCACGAGGCCGAGCAGCACGCGCAGCGTCGTGGTCTTGCCGGCCCCGTTCGGGCCGAGGAACCCGGTCACGCGGCCCGGTTGCACGGTGAAGCTCAGGTCGTCGACGGCCGTCACGCCGCCGAAGTGCTTGGACAGCCCGTCGATCTCGATCGGCACGCCGGTCGGCATCAGGCACACCCCTCTCGTCGCACTCAGACTAGCGAGCGCCGTCGGCCCGGACTCGCAGCGACTCAGTGCGGCGCGTGGTACTCCGCGTCGCCGCCCTTCCAGTACCCCTTCACGGTCGACTGGTCGGCGCCGACGCCCCAGCGGTCGTGCACGAGGGCGCGCCCCGGCTTCACGACCGCCTGCTCGGCGGCGACGAACGCGAACAGGTCGCCCTCCGGCCGGTCGTCGGGTCCGAGGGCGTCGAGCGCGGCGATGAGCGCGGTGGTGCGGGCGGCCGCGTCGGCACCGCGGTGCACCCAGTCGACGCGCACGCCGGCGGGCGCGGACAGGTCGAGCTCGTGCGCGGCATCGGGCACCTCGACGAGCACGCGGCCCCGGGCGTCGGCGCCCGCGATCGCGAGGAATCGCCGGATCGCGGGCACCGCGGTCTCGTCGCCCGCGAGGAACCACGAATCGGGGGACCCGTCGAACACGGCCGACCCGCGCGGGCCTCCGACGGCGACGGGCGCGCCGATCGGGGCATCCGCCGCCCATCGACCCGCGATGCCGTGATCGCCGTGCAGCACGAACTCGAGGTCGAGCGTGCCGGCCTCCGCGTCCCACACGAGCGGCGTGTACTCGCGGCTCGGCGACTCGCGGTACGCCTCGATCGTCTCCGGCTCGGCACCGCCGGGGAAGAAGACGCGGATGTGGTCGTCGGCGCCCGGTGAGTCGAAGCCGCGCAGGTCGGGCCCCTCGAGGCGGAGGCGCACGTAGTTCGGCGACAGCTGCGTGCGCCCGGCGAGGCGGGCACGCCGGAATCGCAGGTCCAGGGGCGCCGCTCGCGGCGGAAGACCGTGTCGGTGGCGGGCGAGGGGCTCGTGGTGGACGGTTGCATAAGGTTAGGCTAACCTACATTCGTCCGAGGCCACGCGCTGTGCGAACGGCCTCACCACACGAGATCGACGGCGTCGTCGGTGGCGATTCCGCATGCCCGCGAACGCCGCTTCGTGCTGTCCGAAACCAGGAGATCACACACATGACCGTGAAGTTGACCAGGCCCCTGTTCGCGGCCCCGATCGCACTCGTCGCTGCCCTCGCGCTCGCGAGCTGCGCCACCGCGGGCGACGCGGGAACGGATGCCGCGGAGGAGACGACCGACGCGACCGTCTCGTTCTCGTGGGACCGCAACATCGCCGGTGAGGACGAGGACCCGGAGTACGAGGCGACCACCGTCGAGGTGCCCGTCGACCCCGAGACCATCGTGGTCTTCGACATCGCGAGCCTCGACACCATCGGCGCGCTCGGCGGCGAGGTCGCCGGTGCCCCGCTCGAGAACGTGCCCGACTACCTCGAGGGCTACCTCGCCGACGACGCGTTCAACGCAGGCACGCTGTTCGAGGCCGACCTCATCGAGATCGAGGCGCAGCAGCCCGACCTGATCGTCATCGGCGGTCGCTCGGCCGGCCTCTGGGAGGACCTCAACGAGATCGCCCCGACCGTCGACCTCAGCCTCACCGGCACGTTCCTCGAGACCCTCGAGCGCAACACCACGTTCCTGGGCGAGGTGCTCGGCGCCGAGGACGAGGCGGCGGCCGCGATCGTCGAGCTCG
Coding sequences within:
- a CDS encoding siderophore-interacting protein; the encoded protein is MRLRLEGPDLRGFDSPGADDHIRVFFPGGAEPETIEAYRESPSREYTPLVWDAEAGTLDLEFVLHGDHGIAGRWAADAPIGAPVAVGGPRGSAVFDGSPDSWFLAGDETAVPAIRRFLAIAGADARGRVLVEVPDAAHELDLSAPAGVRVDWVHRGADAAARTTALIAALDALGPDDRPEGDLFAFVAAEQAVVKPGRALVHDRWGVGADQSTVKGYWKGGDAEYHAPH
- a CDS encoding ABC transporter ATP-binding protein, coding for MPTGVPIEIDGLSKHFGGVTAVDDLSFTVQPGRVTGFLGPNGAGKTTTLRVLLGLVRASQGTATFGGQRYRELERPLETVGAALEAASFHPGRTARNHLAISATAGGVSRSRVGEVLDLVGMTPYADRRVGGFSMGMRQRLGLANTLLGDPGVLVLDEPINGLDPEGIRWIRGFLQQLAGEGRTVLVSSHLLSEVQQSVDRVVIIAKGRLVHEGTLAELETDSLPRVVVDSPDRTALAAALEAEGLEFTTGRQGLIVDEPDPARIGHLAFVAGVELHALARQKSALEDSFLNLVGEQGVSADDGGADAPEPTNATEAIDAADDAAAEHPSPPDEPAQTDGKGAE
- a CDS encoding ABC transporter permease, which translates into the protein MRFFPAVNAEFAKIFTTRMWWVLALILLVYIGLLAGGLAAFFGWTVANPEQSGAGGATAIPPEADLAGLMYSFATSVGYVFPVLLGALAVTSEFRHQTLTPTFLANPHRAVVLWAKFAALFVVGGVVFGVVGWAASIGPAAGALALSDLDPALDDPDTWAMVGRGILAMALWAAVGVGLGALVPNQVAAIVIVIAFTQFVEPILRLVATLNDVTAEIGKYLPGAASDALVGASFYSIAAMGSGAVLEWWQGGLVLAAIAVVTTLIGYVTSWRRDVT
- a CDS encoding siderophore-interacting protein, coding for MTDRTARADQATAPGPFHREGARHRFTARRVHVVDVAQVAPEMARVRLAGSDLDDFASFGPTDHMRVFFPDPETGALVAPEPVGPGEDGIVRPEAPTHARDFTPLPATGWAGPGRAVDVDFYLHPSPGPASRWAAGARHGDELVVVGPRGSKRAPQGASRVLLACDETALPAATRWAAEVPNATAVHVIAVANDDGAWIPDYLAETSGRADLTIEHVPAGDADAVVAAIDAAGVDDGTYVFAAGEASALVPLRRHLRRELGLPADRVALSGYWKRGATAFDHHSPVDPSDPD
- a CDS encoding tautomerase family protein, with the translated sequence MPLIQISIGEGRTDDQVRTLVTELTDATVRAIGARREAVSVIVTPVPASHWANGGTTIADKRAAREAAASS
- a CDS encoding siderophore ABC transporter substrate-binding protein, which encodes MTVKLTRPLFAAPIALVAALALASCATAGDAGTDAAEETTDATVSFSWDRNIAGEDEDPEYEATTVEVPVDPETIVVFDIASLDTIGALGGEVAGAPLENVPDYLEGYLADDAFNAGTLFEADLIEIEAQQPDLIVIGGRSAGLWEDLNEIAPTVDLSLTGTFLETLERNTTFLGEVLGAEDEAAAAIVELEAGIAEAQAATADAGTGLGIMVTGGELRALAPSEGAGAREARGGLIYDVFGVDPVVEDVAAATHGEPVSFEFLVEHDPDFLWVVDRDAATGAEDAQPAAEVLDNELVQQTTAYEQGQIVYLDPVAWYIVFGGIDTTQIMIDDVLAIAE